TTTAACCAGAGCAAAGACTATTCACGGGGGCAAGCCAGCAGTTGCTTGCCCCCGTTTTGGTTAGAGGTTAGCTGCCTAAATCAGCCAAGGATTTTCCGAGGTGTTGATTTTTGACCCCCCCAACAGCCAGCGCAACTTTAAGGCTTAACCTCCAGGCTTTAATCGGGCCCCAACAGAGCCGGAGCCGGACGATGGAGCGGGGCCAGGCCGGTCCTGCGGCCTAGGGCGGTGATCCAATGGATCCCCGGCGTCGCCCCGGCCGGCACCGTTATCATATTAATGAACTTGCCGACATCGGTAGTGGCCGCCAAGACCAGAGCGGTGGTGCTGAGCTAGATATCAACCACCTCGTTATTACCAAAGGCGGTGCCGGTCACCTGCACTGCCGACTAGGGCGGCCCCACGGCGGGGGAGCGCGTTAAAGTCGGGGCTGCCGCCGCTGCCAGCAGCAGGACCAGCAAAATTACCAGTTAAATGCCCAACAATCCCCAAAATGTTAACCGTTGTATCTGCCTGTCCTGCTCTTTAGGGAATAAGCCCCGCGTACCTCCTTTAAAGCCTCGATCAGGGCCTCTACCGGGCTGGCGCGGCGCTGCCGGGCCATCAGGTGGACAATGACCTCGGTATCCATGGTGGATTGAAAAATAGAGCCTTGCTGCTCTAGACGTTGGCGCAGTTCCTGGGCGTTGACCAGGTTGCCGTTATGCCCGATAGCCATGGTCTGACCGGCATGATGGACCACGAAGGGTTGGGCGTTGACCACAAGCGATGACCCCGTGGTGGAATAGCGGACATGGCCGATAGCCAGGTGTCCCTTCAGTACCTCAAGGGCCCGGGGGTGGAAAACTTCCGAGACCAGTCCCATGCCTTTATGCTGCCGCACCTGCTGTCCATCCG
This genomic window from Deltaproteobacteria bacterium contains:
- a CDS encoding class II glutamine amidotransferase, which translates into the protein MPKRALSLNLINRANHRPREYCGVFGLYGHADAARLTYFGLYALQHRGQESCGIVTADGQQVRQHKGMGLVSEVFHPRALEVLKGHLAIGHVRYSTTGSSLVVNAQPFVVHHAGQTMAIGHNGNLVNAQELRQRLEQQGSIFQSTMDTEVIVHLMARQRRASPVEALIEALKEVRGAYSLKSRTGRYNG